A stretch of the Actinomyces faecalis genome encodes the following:
- a CDS encoding carbohydrate ABC transporter permease, with translation MAVTTVHQEPASFTRTVPGPRSPRRAGQGGVIAWSTLLRYVLLLASLIFVLIPVYVLIITSFKNGAEASPATTWYLPRTWDTSNWVKAWNELRGGLLRSLMLVVPSSLISAMLGSANGFVLSKWRFPGANLVFTLILFGMFIPYQAVMIPLMRLVTTADLGFGIHTLILMHVVYGIPICTLIFRNYYETIPDELIEAARVDGAGMLRTYFSVVLPVSVPSFVVVIIWQFTSAWNDFLFALFFGGGAQSGPVTLALNNLAHGSIMADYGASMSGALIASVPTLLVYIFLGKYFVGGLMSGSVKG, from the coding sequence ATGGCTGTGACCACCGTTCACCAGGAACCGGCATCCTTCACGAGGACCGTGCCCGGGCCACGGAGCCCACGCCGTGCGGGGCAAGGCGGCGTCATCGCATGGAGCACGCTCCTGCGTTATGTGCTTTTGCTGGCCTCTCTCATCTTCGTCCTTATCCCTGTCTACGTCCTGATCATCACCTCCTTCAAGAACGGGGCGGAGGCCTCACCAGCGACCACCTGGTACCTGCCCAGGACCTGGGACACCTCAAACTGGGTCAAAGCATGGAACGAGCTGAGGGGTGGCTTGCTGCGCTCGCTCATGCTCGTAGTCCCCTCCTCGCTCATCTCGGCGATGCTCGGCAGCGCCAACGGCTTCGTGCTGTCTAAGTGGCGCTTCCCCGGGGCGAACCTGGTGTTCACCCTTATCCTGTTCGGCATGTTCATCCCGTACCAGGCGGTCATGATCCCGCTCATGCGTCTGGTGACCACGGCGGACCTGGGCTTTGGCATCCACACGCTCATCCTCATGCACGTGGTCTACGGCATCCCGATTTGCACACTCATCTTCCGCAACTACTACGAGACCATCCCAGACGAGCTCATCGAGGCAGCCAGGGTTGACGGTGCCGGGATGCTGCGCACCTACTTCTCCGTGGTGCTACCAGTTTCCGTGCCCAGCTTCGTGGTGGTCATCATCTGGCAGTTCACCAGTGCCTGGAACGACTTCCTCTTCGCCCTCTTCTTCGGGGGCGGAGCCCAGTCCGGTCCGGTGACTCTCGCCCTGAACAACCTGGCCCACGGCTCGATCATGGCGGACTACGGGGCTTCCATGTCTGGCGCGTTGATTGCCTCGGTACCGACGCTGCTGGTCTATATCTTCCTGGGCAAGTACTTTGTGGGCGGGCTCATGTCCGGATCGGTCAAGGGCTGA
- a CDS encoding GntR family transcriptional regulator, whose protein sequence is MTSTPRLDLTVDPAAADPVFAQICQELRRQVDQGTLPVGARLPATRALAEQLGLAVNTVAKAYRTLEAEGVIEGRGRSGTFVRDQRGSQAQQAASAFVTRMRALGVSEAEAAELLRRAWKA, encoded by the coding sequence ATGACGAGCACCCCACGCCTTGACCTCACCGTTGACCCTGCCGCGGCAGATCCCGTCTTCGCCCAGATCTGCCAGGAGCTGCGCCGCCAGGTGGACCAGGGCACCTTGCCGGTGGGAGCCCGGCTGCCCGCCACCCGCGCCCTGGCCGAGCAGCTGGGGCTGGCAGTCAACACGGTGGCCAAGGCCTACCGGACCCTGGAGGCCGAGGGCGTGATCGAGGGGCGTGGCCGCTCGGGCACCTTCGTCCGCGACCAGAGGGGTTCCCAGGCACAGCAAGCAGCCTCCGCCTTCGTGACCCGGATGCGTGCGCTCGGGGTCAGTGAGGCGGAGGCCGCTGAGCTGCTTCGTCGAGCCTGGAAGGCCTGA
- a CDS encoding DivIVA domain-containing protein, which produces MTDGTEAFTITMRGYDRAQVDQRIDTLRRQLADARREVESLDQRTMTLAGELADAQRRLRETDTPSYAGLGSRIEQLLRSAEEQSATVLSKASAEAEALLARARTNAKRVSEQAANESATLLSDARRDAAELRSQAEFESSTTTANATARAEEMVASARRKADQVTAEAEAEATNVRDSAEREAQLVLAQARKEATELRVSAEREAAETRDAATAEADELRATSTAEAEKVRSLAASEAATELDKARSEAETLRREAAEETTALRREAAAEAEAARAEATELRQQTSLEIAAQHEAAAQEDSDAHQAAAERIRVMNEQAQQQAEEAEARLQEAIERAEAVRVRTDAEARDRQAEAERQAEQVLQDARAEAAQMVESARADGEARLAAAERQVEELERQRDSVASYLEEMRGVLGHAVPQAPVFSDVINQALHPAAPVAQSAAEVEADPAPAPEDEAAPAPASEEDGEDTAADGQQDTGQPSVAGPSAEHQEDEQG; this is translated from the coding sequence GTGACTGACGGGACCGAGGCCTTCACGATCACGATGCGCGGTTACGACCGCGCACAGGTTGACCAGCGGATCGACACCCTGCGGCGCCAGCTCGCTGACGCTCGCCGCGAGGTCGAGAGCCTGGACCAGCGCACGATGACGCTGGCCGGCGAGCTTGCTGACGCTCAGCGCCGGCTGCGTGAGACGGACACTCCCTCCTACGCGGGTCTCGGCTCGCGCATCGAGCAGCTGCTGCGCAGCGCTGAGGAGCAGTCCGCGACCGTCCTGTCCAAGGCCAGCGCCGAGGCCGAGGCCCTGCTCGCCCGCGCTCGCACCAACGCCAAGCGTGTCTCTGAGCAGGCAGCCAACGAGTCTGCCACGCTCCTGTCAGACGCCCGCCGCGACGCCGCTGAGCTGCGTTCACAGGCGGAGTTCGAGTCCTCCACGACGACCGCCAACGCCACGGCCCGCGCTGAGGAGATGGTCGCCTCCGCCCGCCGCAAGGCTGACCAGGTCACCGCCGAGGCTGAGGCTGAGGCCACCAACGTGCGTGACAGCGCTGAGCGTGAGGCACAGCTCGTTCTCGCCCAGGCGAGGAAGGAGGCCACCGAGCTGCGTGTCTCCGCCGAGCGTGAGGCGGCTGAGACCCGCGACGCAGCCACCGCCGAGGCCGACGAGCTGCGCGCCACCAGCACCGCGGAGGCTGAGAAGGTCCGTTCCCTCGCGGCCTCCGAGGCAGCCACGGAGCTGGACAAGGCCCGGAGCGAGGCTGAGACCCTGCGTCGGGAGGCTGCCGAGGAGACGACGGCGCTGCGCCGCGAGGCCGCCGCTGAGGCAGAGGCCGCCCGTGCTGAGGCCACCGAGCTGCGACAGCAGACCAGTCTGGAGATCGCAGCACAGCACGAGGCTGCCGCGCAGGAGGACTCCGACGCCCACCAGGCAGCTGCCGAGCGCATCCGTGTCATGAACGAGCAGGCTCAGCAGCAGGCCGAGGAGGCCGAGGCCCGTCTGCAGGAGGCGATTGAGCGCGCCGAGGCCGTGCGCGTACGGACCGACGCCGAGGCGCGTGACCGCCAGGCTGAGGCCGAGCGTCAGGCCGAGCAGGTCCTCCAGGACGCCCGCGCCGAGGCCGCACAGATGGTCGAGTCTGCCCGTGCCGATGGTGAGGCGCGTCTGGCAGCCGCCGAGCGCCAGGTCGAGGAGCTCGAGCGCCAGCGCGACTCCGTGGCCTCCTACCTGGAGGAGATGCGCGGCGTGCTGGGTCACGCGGTGCCGCAGGCGCCGGTGTTCTCTGACGTCATCAACCAGGCCCTCCACCCGGCAGCGCCCGTCGCCCAGTCAGCCGCCGAGGTGGAGGCCGACCCGGCGCCGGCACCTGAGGATGAGGCGGCTCCTGCTCCTGCCTCCGAGGAGGACGGCGAGGACACGGCCGCAGACGGTCAGCAGGACACGGGACAGCCGTCCGTGGCCGGCCCGAGTGCTGAGCACCAGGAGGACGAGCAGGGCTGA
- a CDS encoding tetratricopeptide repeat protein produces the protein MSMFGAVDLSSLAPRQTPGAGAGATGAAGAAAGGPGTSQPAAGGEGPVLPAPLVVDIDATNLRDVAEVSTQVPVVVVLHTPRSQASTELAGLLEKLATEYGGRFELARVDVDAAPEVAQALQATAVPAAMALLAGQPMSLFQGAVPEDQLRGLLDQLLQVAAANGVTGRVAVDGATEAEPAEPEETEVEREAREAIERGDFDAAIEVYDHAVAQNPGDDQLKVARDQIRMLARMDGKDPHALLAAADAEGADIEAVLAGADAALALGDINAALGRALEAVRSHGGEEREAARVRLLQLFDVIGQQSPEVARARRQLAALLF, from the coding sequence ATGAGCATGTTCGGAGCTGTTGACCTGTCCTCCCTCGCACCGCGCCAGACTCCTGGCGCCGGGGCCGGTGCGACCGGGGCCGCGGGAGCGGCTGCGGGCGGGCCCGGTACGTCCCAGCCTGCCGCAGGCGGTGAGGGACCGGTCCTGCCGGCTCCGCTCGTCGTCGACATCGACGCCACCAACCTGCGCGACGTCGCCGAGGTCTCCACGCAGGTGCCGGTGGTTGTCGTCCTCCACACCCCGCGCTCCCAGGCCTCCACCGAGCTTGCGGGGCTGCTGGAGAAGCTGGCCACGGAGTACGGTGGCCGCTTCGAGCTGGCGAGGGTCGACGTCGACGCCGCTCCTGAGGTCGCCCAGGCTCTCCAGGCCACGGCCGTACCCGCGGCGATGGCGCTGCTGGCCGGCCAGCCGATGTCCCTGTTCCAGGGGGCTGTGCCCGAGGACCAGCTGCGCGGGCTGCTTGACCAGCTTCTCCAGGTTGCCGCGGCCAACGGTGTGACCGGACGGGTCGCCGTCGACGGAGCGACTGAGGCTGAGCCGGCAGAGCCCGAGGAGACCGAGGTCGAGCGTGAGGCCCGTGAGGCGATCGAGCGTGGTGACTTTGACGCCGCGATCGAGGTCTACGACCACGCCGTCGCCCAGAACCCCGGCGACGACCAGCTCAAGGTCGCGCGCGACCAGATCCGGATGCTCGCACGGATGGACGGCAAGGACCCGCACGCGCTGCTGGCTGCGGCTGACGCTGAGGGGGCTGACATCGAGGCGGTGCTGGCCGGCGCCGATGCCGCGCTGGCGCTGGGGGACATCAACGCCGCGCTGGGGCGCGCCCTGGAGGCCGTGCGCTCCCACGGTGGGGAGGAGCGTGAGGCGGCACGCGTGCGGCTGCTCCAACTCTTTGACGTCATCGGGCAGCAGAGCCCCGAGGTCGCCCGGGCGCGCCGCCAGCTGGCCGCGCTGCTGTTCTAG
- a CDS encoding glycogen/starch/alpha-glucan phosphorylase, protein MTQNLASTVPSQVRAVSGHPAGASTEMEVWQGLSAAVVDAIADSWYATEQRYRAGRMEHYFSAEFLMGRALLNNLTNLGLVDEATKAVDSFGRSLSDVLEQEPDAALGNGGLGRLAACFLDSCATLDLPVAGYGILYRYGLFKQLFSDGFQTEHPDAWMEEGYPFVIRREEAQRIVRYNDLTVRAIPYDMPITGYGTRNVGTLRLWKAESMEEFDYDAFNSQRFTDAIVERERTADISRVLYPNDTTYEGKLLRVRQQYFFCSASLQEIVENYVTHHGEDLRGFCDYNAIQLNDTHPVLAIPELMRILMDEHGLGWDDAWAEVTKTFAYTNHTVLAEALETWEISIFERLFPRVLEIIYEIDRRFRIDLAERGVDESTIDYMSPVHGGLVHMAWIACYASYSINGVAALHTEIIKRDTLRQWHTIWPERFNNKTNGVTPRRWLRQCNPRLSALLDEVTGSDEWVRDLSVLARYTDAADETVLDRLAEVKHANKVDFAAWVAAREGVEIDPDAVFDVQIKRLHEYKRQLLNALYILDLYFRMKEDPTLEVPKRVFIFGAKAAPGYVRAKAIIKLINAIADLVNNDPVVSQTIKVVFIHNYNVSPAEHIIPAADVSEQISMAGKEASGTSNMKFMMNGALTLGTLDGANVEILDAVGEDNAYIFGATDDELPTLRASYDPVATYQTVPGLKRVLDALTDGTLNDNGSGWFADLRRSLLEPSYEPADVYYVLGDFAAYREAKDRMAADYADQRAWQRKAWVNITRSGRFSSDRTISDYAREVWKLTPESID, encoded by the coding sequence ATGACGCAGAACCTGGCCTCCACCGTGCCCTCTCAGGTGCGGGCGGTCTCCGGGCACCCCGCTGGCGCCTCCACCGAGATGGAGGTCTGGCAGGGACTGTCGGCCGCCGTCGTCGACGCCATCGCGGACAGCTGGTACGCCACCGAGCAGCGCTACCGGGCCGGCCGCATGGAGCACTACTTCTCCGCCGAGTTCCTCATGGGACGTGCCCTGCTCAACAACCTCACGAACCTCGGTCTCGTCGACGAGGCCACCAAGGCCGTGGACTCCTTCGGTCGCAGCCTCAGCGACGTCCTGGAGCAGGAGCCTGACGCGGCCCTGGGCAACGGGGGCCTGGGCCGCCTGGCCGCCTGCTTCCTCGACTCCTGCGCCACCCTCGACCTCCCGGTCGCCGGCTACGGCATCCTCTACCGCTACGGCCTGTTCAAGCAGCTCTTCTCCGACGGCTTCCAGACCGAGCACCCTGACGCCTGGATGGAGGAGGGCTATCCCTTCGTCATCCGCCGCGAGGAGGCCCAGCGCATCGTCCGTTACAACGACCTGACCGTGCGCGCCATCCCCTACGACATGCCGATCACCGGCTACGGCACGAGGAACGTGGGCACCCTGCGCCTGTGGAAGGCCGAGAGCATGGAGGAGTTCGACTACGACGCCTTCAACTCCCAGCGCTTCACCGACGCCATCGTCGAGCGCGAGCGGACCGCGGACATCTCCCGTGTCCTCTACCCCAACGACACCACCTACGAGGGCAAGCTCCTGCGCGTGCGCCAGCAGTACTTCTTCTGCTCGGCCTCCCTCCAGGAGATCGTCGAGAACTACGTGACCCACCACGGCGAGGACCTGCGTGGGTTCTGCGACTACAACGCCATCCAGCTCAACGACACCCACCCGGTGCTCGCCATCCCCGAGCTCATGCGCATCCTCATGGACGAGCACGGCCTGGGCTGGGACGACGCCTGGGCCGAGGTCACCAAGACCTTCGCCTACACCAACCACACCGTCCTGGCCGAGGCCCTGGAGACCTGGGAGATCTCCATCTTCGAGCGCCTGTTCCCGCGCGTGCTTGAGATCATCTACGAGATCGACCGCCGCTTCCGCATCGACCTGGCTGAGCGCGGGGTCGACGAGAGCACGATCGACTACATGTCCCCGGTCCACGGTGGCCTGGTCCACATGGCCTGGATCGCCTGCTACGCCTCGTACTCCATCAACGGCGTGGCCGCGCTGCACACCGAGATCATCAAGCGCGACACCCTCAGGCAGTGGCACACGATCTGGCCCGAGCGCTTCAACAACAAGACCAACGGCGTGACCCCTCGCCGCTGGCTGCGCCAGTGCAACCCGCGTCTGTCCGCCCTGCTGGACGAGGTCACCGGCTCGGACGAGTGGGTGCGTGACCTGTCCGTCCTGGCCAGGTACACCGACGCCGCGGACGAGACCGTCCTGGACCGTCTGGCTGAGGTCAAGCACGCCAACAAGGTCGACTTCGCCGCCTGGGTGGCCGCGCGCGAAGGCGTGGAGATCGATCCCGACGCCGTCTTCGACGTCCAGATCAAGCGCCTGCACGAGTACAAGCGCCAGCTCCTCAACGCCCTGTACATCCTGGACCTGTACTTCCGGATGAAGGAGGACCCGACGCTGGAGGTGCCCAAGCGCGTCTTCATCTTCGGCGCCAAGGCCGCCCCCGGCTACGTCCGTGCCAAGGCGATCATCAAGCTCATCAACGCCATCGCGGACCTGGTCAACAACGACCCCGTCGTCTCCCAGACGATCAAGGTCGTCTTCATCCACAACTACAATGTCTCCCCGGCCGAGCACATCATCCCGGCCGCTGACGTCTCCGAGCAGATCTCGATGGCCGGCAAGGAGGCCTCGGGTACCTCGAACATGAAGTTCATGATGAACGGGGCCCTGACGCTCGGCACGCTAGACGGGGCGAACGTCGAGATCCTGGACGCCGTGGGGGAGGACAACGCCTACATCTTCGGTGCCACCGACGACGAGCTGCCCACGCTGCGTGCCAGCTACGACCCTGTGGCCACCTACCAGACGGTCCCAGGTCTCAAGCGCGTCCTGGACGCCCTGACCGACGGCACGCTCAACGACAACGGCTCGGGCTGGTTCGCTGACCTGCGCCGCAGCCTGCTCGAGCCCAGCTACGAGCCGGCTGACGTCTACTACGTGCTTGGCGACTTCGCGGCCTACCGCGAGGCCAAGGACCGCATGGCCGCCGACTACGCCGACCAGCGCGCCTGGCAGCGCAAAGCCTGGGTCAATATCACCCGCTCGGGCCGCTTCTCCTCCGACCGCACCATCAGCGACTACGCCCGTGAGGTGTGGAAGCTGACCCCGGAGTCGATCGACTGA